In Pedobacter sp. SL55, the following proteins share a genomic window:
- a CDS encoding tRNA threonylcarbamoyladenosine dehydratase, translating to MSDLAWLSRSALLVGNQGIDLLQQKHVLVIGLGGVGSFAAEFICRSGVGEMTIVDGDVVDPSNRNRQLPALATNHGVSKAEIMKERLLAINPELKLHVVQDFLTPQRCREILTTKFDYVMDCIDSITPKVTLLSTALQFNLPIVSSMGAGGKLDPTKLRTTYLTDTYQCVFAQYVRKRLKKLGNASTIKAVFSIEEVMKESLIMTDGSNFKRSAYGTISYLPAAFGGVCASVVIRDLLGYKVDIEKRPEGINSKSIKKAREKGGNK from the coding sequence ATGTCTGATTTAGCTTGGTTATCTCGCTCTGCATTATTGGTTGGCAACCAAGGGATTGATTTGTTGCAGCAAAAGCACGTTTTGGTAATTGGTTTAGGTGGTGTAGGCTCTTTTGCAGCAGAGTTTATTTGTAGGTCTGGTGTTGGCGAAATGACCATTGTAGATGGCGATGTGGTAGACCCGAGTAACAGAAACAGACAGTTGCCGGCGCTGGCAACTAACCACGGTGTTAGCAAAGCCGAAATTATGAAAGAGCGATTGTTGGCCATTAATCCAGAGCTCAAGTTGCATGTAGTGCAAGATTTTTTAACACCCCAAAGATGCCGCGAAATCCTTACGACTAAGTTTGATTATGTGATGGATTGCATCGATAGCATTACGCCAAAGGTAACTTTGTTATCAACCGCTTTACAGTTCAATTTACCTATTGTAAGTTCTATGGGCGCTGGCGGTAAGCTAGATCCAACAAAGTTGCGTACAACCTATTTAACAGATACCTACCAATGTGTTTTTGCACAATATGTGCGTAAACGTTTGAAAAAATTGGGCAATGCAAGTACAATAAAAGCTGTATTTTCTATAGAGGAGGTAATGAAGGAATCACTGATTATGACTGATGGTTCTAATTTCAAGCGCTCTGCTTACGGCACCATTTCTTATTTGCCAGCTGCTTTTGGTGGGGTTTGTGCATCGGTAGTGATTAGAGATTTGTTAGGTTACAAGGTTGATATTGAGAAACGTCCGGAGGGGATTAATAGCAAGTCGATTAAAAAAGCAAGGGAAAAAGGAGGAAACAAGTAG
- a CDS encoding UvrD-helicase domain-containing protein, whose product MAVKPLKILQASAGSGKTFSLTAHYLTLLFSGENKYREILAVTFTNKATEEMKTRILEVLKGFAMGDASKKIEDYRKIVLEAYPGLSAAELKLKADKVYRKILHDYSRFAVSTIDGFVQKVIRGFAFELGLNADYTLEMNYDKVKDELVQKLDESLNHNQQLLQWIIDLALERIGENKSWNYKAELINLIGEVFKDSYEVFETSINALGLSSLDELFKNYISVTKTEINQFQNRLKELGSSAWQVFENHGILVEQLKGKSRNGLLKIRNIADGDFSKLEAVFKLIDEPEEWFQKGIDLPAFYSELNTQLINIKTYHEQNLATYSLSIAFNKNLYYLRLMQEVAVLLSDYRNENDNLLISDAQKLITGITDDAGDNPSFIWEKVGNKYRNFLFDEFQDTSVNQWKSFRSILSNAIASPSQKHIDNLIVGDTKQSIYRWRNGDWNILHQQAKHEIGEHNVLDDNLEENYRSTENIIEFNNYLYQSLPVVVQNQLNTNITEKSDELLQWWDENGYSDIVISVYGKAKQKLSPFTKPGGTVKVKRFGKADAGEDVERFTETVYREIALRDVIDEIKTIQTEKAYQAKDIAILVRSNFEAMLCVTRLMEQNIPVLSGEALMVANSKAVDLIINTLKALVGIDKQTTLYKANCISLYHRLHANEVSPTAYLGLTGKPLSSLSALLPKSLCENWQNWMQLPLIELVENLIDAYGIGGLKQHIPYLLAFRDLVANATRMGEKGIVNFLTWWDEDGVKKSLPSPDEADAVQIITIHKSKGLAFRAVFVPFCNWDLKTKANSIFWVSATETAYKELGGIPLKFEDDLSNSTVAKAYYKEVLDSNLDALNMLYVATTRSKDYLYLSVMEKKDASNITSIGDALAQVITQIPASEEENFSTTNRYEIIADVIEVAKADESNNFELEAYPTTNRLSALYVPSQEKHLQHVLNIEQSGRIGSIKHEVLANATTAQEVEDCLNEMLMNGVIGKGEFDTLKEGVMEVLDHPELKVILAQSTENIIEKNIIDADGKLHRPDRIVVHADGVTIIDYKFTLEQTSQHLEQILNYKDLLTQMGFEKVKSYLFYAVTQELKEV is encoded by the coding sequence ATGGCAGTAAAACCACTCAAAATATTACAAGCATCGGCTGGATCTGGTAAAACATTCAGTTTAACAGCGCATTACCTTACCCTGCTTTTTAGCGGCGAGAACAAATATCGCGAAATTTTAGCGGTAACCTTTACCAATAAGGCAACCGAGGAGATGAAAACCCGTATCCTCGAAGTGCTTAAAGGCTTTGCCATGGGCGATGCTTCAAAGAAAATTGAGGATTATCGCAAGATTGTTTTGGAGGCTTACCCTGGACTTAGTGCAGCGGAATTAAAGCTCAAGGCAGATAAAGTTTATCGTAAAATTTTGCATGATTACAGTCGCTTTGCGGTAAGTACCATTGATGGTTTTGTACAGAAAGTAATTCGTGGTTTTGCCTTTGAGTTGGGTTTAAATGCAGATTACACCTTAGAAATGAACTATGATAAGGTAAAAGACGAGCTGGTGCAAAAACTGGATGAAAGTTTAAATCACAACCAGCAATTGTTGCAATGGATTATCGATTTGGCATTAGAGCGCATCGGCGAAAACAAAAGTTGGAATTACAAGGCAGAACTGATTAATTTAATTGGCGAAGTTTTTAAAGACAGTTACGAAGTTTTTGAAACATCAATTAATGCATTAGGTTTATCCAGCTTAGACGAACTTTTCAAAAACTATATCAGCGTTACCAAAACAGAAATCAACCAGTTTCAAAATAGGTTAAAAGAATTAGGATCGTCGGCTTGGCAGGTTTTCGAAAATCACGGCATCCTAGTAGAACAACTGAAAGGGAAATCAAGAAATGGTTTGTTAAAAATTCGCAACATTGCTGACGGAGATTTCTCTAAGTTAGAGGCTGTTTTTAAACTCATTGACGAACCTGAAGAGTGGTTTCAAAAAGGAATTGATTTGCCCGCTTTTTATAGCGAATTAAATACGCAATTGATCAATATTAAAACGTATCATGAACAAAATTTAGCGACTTATAGCTTGTCTATCGCCTTTAATAAGAACTTATATTATTTGCGTTTAATGCAAGAAGTAGCTGTTTTGTTAAGCGATTACAGAAACGAAAACGACAACCTGCTTATTAGCGATGCACAAAAATTAATTACCGGAATTACTGATGATGCTGGCGATAACCCATCTTTTATTTGGGAAAAAGTTGGCAATAAGTACCGAAATTTCCTGTTCGATGAGTTTCAAGACACTTCCGTAAATCAATGGAAAAGTTTCAGGTCTATTTTATCTAATGCGATTGCCTCGCCTAGCCAAAAACACATCGATAACTTAATTGTTGGCGATACCAAACAATCAATTTACCGTTGGCGTAATGGCGATTGGAATATCCTACACCAACAAGCTAAACACGAAATAGGCGAACATAATGTGCTTGATGATAACTTAGAGGAAAATTACCGAAGCACCGAAAACATCATAGAATTTAACAACTATTTGTACCAATCTTTGCCTGTGGTGGTGCAAAATCAGTTGAATACTAACATTACCGAAAAATCTGATGAATTACTGCAATGGTGGGATGAAAATGGCTATAGCGATATTGTGATTTCAGTTTATGGCAAAGCAAAACAAAAGCTATCTCCATTTACCAAGCCGGGTGGTACAGTAAAAGTTAAACGTTTTGGCAAAGCCGATGCCGGCGAAGATGTAGAAAGGTTTACAGAAACCGTATATCGTGAAATCGCTTTGCGAGATGTGATTGACGAAATTAAAACGATACAAACTGAAAAAGCATACCAAGCTAAAGATATCGCTATTTTGGTGCGCTCTAACTTTGAAGCAATGCTTTGCGTAACCCGTTTAATGGAGCAAAATATACCGGTTTTATCTGGCGAAGCATTAATGGTTGCCAATAGTAAAGCGGTAGATTTAATCATTAATACCCTAAAGGCTTTAGTGGGCATAGACAAGCAAACGACATTATACAAAGCCAATTGTATTTCGCTTTATCATCGTTTGCACGCTAACGAAGTATCGCCCACGGCTTATTTAGGCTTAACCGGAAAACCTTTGAGTAGTTTGTCTGCGTTATTGCCTAAATCGCTCTGCGAAAATTGGCAAAATTGGATGCAATTACCTTTAATTGAATTGGTAGAAAACCTAATTGATGCTTATGGTATTGGAGGTTTAAAACAACATATCCCTTACCTGCTTGCTTTTAGAGATTTGGTTGCCAATGCAACTAGGATGGGCGAAAAAGGCATTGTTAATTTCCTTACTTGGTGGGATGAAGATGGTGTCAAAAAATCATTGCCTTCTCCAGATGAGGCTGATGCCGTGCAAATTATTACCATCCATAAATCTAAAGGATTGGCTTTTAGAGCGGTTTTTGTGCCATTTTGTAATTGGGATTTAAAAACCAAAGCCAATTCTATTTTTTGGGTTTCGGCAACAGAAACAGCTTATAAAGAACTGGGCGGAATTCCATTAAAATTTGAAGATGATTTGAGTAATTCTACAGTTGCCAAGGCTTATTATAAGGAAGTTTTAGACAGTAATTTGGATGCTTTAAACATGCTTTATGTTGCCACTACTCGATCAAAGGATTATTTGTACCTATCGGTGATGGAGAAGAAAGATGCTTCAAACATTACCTCGATTGGCGATGCTTTGGCGCAAGTCATCACTCAAATTCCGGCATCGGAAGAAGAAAATTTTAGTACAACCAATCGATATGAGATTATAGCGGATGTAATAGAAGTAGCGAAGGCTGATGAAAGCAATAACTTTGAATTGGAAGCCTATCCAACTACCAATCGGCTATCAGCTTTGTATGTACCATCTCAAGAAAAGCATTTGCAACATGTGCTAAATATTGAACAATCTGGTAGGATTGGTTCTATAAAACACGAGGTTTTAGCCAATGCAACTACAGCACAAGAAGTAGAAGATTGCTTAAATGAAATGTTGATGAACGGTGTGATTGGAAAAGGCGAATTTGATACGTTGAAAGAAGGCGTGATGGAGGTGCTGGATCATCCAGAACTCAAAGTAATTTTAGCGCAGTCTACAGAGAATATCATCGAAAAAAACATCATCGATGCTGATGGAAAATTGCACCGACCAGATAGAATTGTGGTGCATGCAGATGGTGTAACCATTATCGATTATAAGTTCACGTTAGAACAAACCAGCCAGCATCTCGAGCAAATTTTAAATTACAAAGATTTACTAACGCAGATGGGTTTCGAGAAGGTAAAAAGCTATTTGTTTTACGCAGTAACACAGGAGTTGAAAGAGGTATAA
- a CDS encoding transposase has translation MGNDEMVLIEKGKIAEGCWSQIPEHFPSVVLHEFVIMPNHIHGSVEIVWTKHQPSDETVGAKNLSPENQTDQNDRAKYFPPQPGTSKTVGSIVRGFKISVTKWVWQNTEIQHLWQRDDYEHIIRKERAYHNISRYIQNNPLNWGEDKFTIKASSNSWQ, from the coding sequence GTGGGAAACGACGAAATGGTGTTGATCGAAAAAGGTAAAATAGCCGAGGGTTGTTGGTCGCAAATACCCGAACATTTTCCCAGCGTTGTTTTGCATGAATTTGTAATTATGCCAAACCACATCCACGGCAGTGTCGAAATCGTTTGGACGAAACACCAGCCATCCGATGAAACCGTAGGGGCGAAAAATCTTTCGCCCGAAAACCAAACCGACCAGAATGACCGGGCGAAATATTTTCCGCCCCAACCAGGAACGTCAAAAACCGTAGGTTCGATAGTTAGAGGATTTAAAATAAGCGTTACCAAATGGGTATGGCAAAATACCGAAATCCAGCATTTATGGCAACGTGATGATTACGAACACATCATCCGCAAAGAAAGGGCCTACCATAATATATCAAGGTATATTCAAAACAATCCCTTAAATTGGGGCGAAGACAAATTTACCATTAAGGCATCATCAAATTCATGGCAGTAA
- a CDS encoding GNAT family N-acetyltransferase — MLNLNFNPFPELKTKRLLLRQVLPTDVDAIMKIRGNEEAMRFIPRPRAKTEEESLAVIKMLTDGINEGKSINWAISNLENPTEIYGIMGYVNFYPEQSRAEIGYMLHPNYWGKGYVPEGILEVERFGFEQINLLSIEAKIDPRNDNSRKILIRNNYQFDRLIQKEMVFQEEEIDSEYYQKYRV, encoded by the coding sequence ATGCTAAACCTCAACTTCAACCCATTTCCAGAACTGAAAACAAAGCGCTTGCTGCTAAGACAGGTGCTCCCAACCGATGTTGATGCCATCATGAAAATTAGAGGCAACGAAGAAGCCATGCGCTTCATACCCAGGCCCAGAGCCAAAACTGAGGAAGAGTCGCTAGCGGTTATTAAAATGTTAACCGATGGTATTAACGAAGGGAAATCGATCAACTGGGCAATTTCAAATTTAGAAAACCCGACAGAAATTTATGGTATTATGGGTTATGTTAATTTCTATCCAGAGCAAAGCAGAGCTGAAATAGGTTACATGCTCCATCCAAATTATTGGGGAAAGGGTTATGTGCCCGAGGGGATTTTGGAAGTGGAGAGATTTGGTTTTGAACAAATCAATCTATTAAGTATCGAAGCTAAAATAGACCCGAGAAACGATAATTCTCGGAAAATCCTGATCAGAAATAATTATCAATTTGATAGATTAATACAAAAGGAAATGGTTTTTCAGGAAGAAGAAATAGACTCAGAGTATTATCAAAAATATCGTGTTTAA
- a CDS encoding PD-(D/E)XK nuclease family protein, giving the protein MTPFLKEVAEDLVAKFGDDLQYCAIVFNNNRPATYLRKHLADIIKKPFFSPAIYTIQQFFAGSVKEKTADFYLQFFTLLKVYNQLLAEEGLTPMKSSQFYPLAKIMLSDFAQIDNDLVDADKLYQEMEEVAEINLEFDYLSKEQYQFLAQFWQSYSEGKHKKQQELFIKMWRRMPKLYHRFKEELKAQNYITNGQVYRHLANTDLASLDFIKSFEKGKIIFVGFNALTRAEAKVFTQLQEAGKALFYFDTDVYYVEDELQEAGLFLRKNLRQLGLKNIFEEHNNTFASEPHLVNVYKVQGQSAQAKILNQVVEIDENVDEEIGTTAIILADESLLMPALQTLDEQLDVNVTMGFALASSTVFGLADLWLTTQLELREANSVAYQTLEAFVTHPLTGLSTKLKANIQEALLKDNVVSVDVRRLQKQGGIFEKFYHKVDEPAELVNELLSVMRFLLTRLSSQKSLKKIDADLFVKTIEELTRLNDTLKDFVKDEEFHFVVQLIQKSLQGVSVPLSGDPLKGVQLMGLLESRNLNFDNIVFLGFNEGIIPKTSIGNSFIPDGIRRAYGLPVLENLDAISAYMVYRLLQRAKNISFVYNSLTDESNTGEVSRILKQLEYESNFKFNYKALNLPVSTEPQHVIEIDKKDENIQKALQRYLTGEKVLSPSALTMYISNPIDFFFRYIAEIKEPEEVTAVIEANQIGSILHKVMEYFYQPEIKKMVTPEVIKLKRSSIKTLVAKAFNFVMTNNEESTLEYSGMQKVILAIVEAYVEIILNRDEADAPFTIISLEEKISTSLEFELNGKKEQVKLFGFIDRVDEKNGVTRIVDYKTGGDKLTFSAIEKLFDTDGKSINKALIQTLIYTYAYEKQSGRTGVEPNLFIVKTMADNKVHFNSRKLVLTDAYLEEVKPLFLEELQAKVAELFNLDIPFRASQVPDNYVYSKYKTLFGV; this is encoded by the coding sequence ATGACCCCATTTTTAAAAGAAGTTGCCGAAGATTTAGTTGCCAAGTTTGGCGATGATTTACAATATTGTGCCATTGTTTTTAACAACAATAGACCCGCTACTTATTTGCGTAAACATTTAGCAGATATTATCAAAAAACCATTTTTTAGTCCAGCGATATATACCATACAACAGTTTTTTGCAGGCAGCGTTAAAGAAAAAACCGCCGATTTCTATTTGCAGTTTTTCACGCTGTTAAAAGTGTATAATCAGCTTTTGGCAGAAGAAGGATTAACGCCGATGAAAAGCAGTCAGTTTTATCCACTGGCTAAAATTATGCTAAGCGATTTTGCGCAAATAGATAATGATTTGGTAGATGCAGATAAGCTGTACCAAGAAATGGAAGAAGTAGCGGAAATTAATTTAGAATTCGATTACCTTTCGAAAGAGCAATACCAGTTCTTAGCGCAATTTTGGCAATCGTACAGCGAAGGAAAACACAAAAAACAGCAAGAGCTTTTCATTAAAATGTGGCGCAGAATGCCAAAGCTTTACCATCGTTTTAAAGAAGAGCTAAAAGCACAAAATTATATTACCAACGGGCAGGTTTATCGCCATTTGGCAAATACAGATTTGGCTTCTTTGGATTTTATCAAATCTTTTGAAAAGGGCAAAATCATCTTCGTTGGATTTAATGCACTTACCCGTGCCGAAGCAAAAGTTTTTACACAATTGCAAGAGGCGGGTAAAGCCTTGTTTTATTTCGATACAGACGTTTATTATGTAGAAGATGAATTGCAGGAAGCAGGTTTGTTCTTGCGTAAAAACCTTCGTCAGCTTGGGTTGAAGAACATTTTTGAAGAACACAATAACACTTTTGCTTCAGAACCACATTTGGTAAATGTTTACAAAGTACAAGGACAAAGTGCGCAGGCCAAAATCTTAAATCAGGTTGTTGAAATTGATGAAAATGTTGATGAAGAAATAGGTACAACAGCAATTATTTTAGCCGATGAAAGTTTGCTGATGCCAGCTTTACAAACGTTGGATGAACAACTAGATGTAAACGTTACCATGGGTTTTGCCTTGGCGAGTTCTACGGTTTTTGGCTTGGCCGATTTATGGTTAACAACGCAACTGGAGCTTAGAGAAGCCAATAGCGTAGCTTACCAAACACTCGAAGCTTTTGTAACGCATCCACTTACTGGCTTAAGCACTAAATTAAAAGCCAATATTCAAGAAGCATTATTAAAAGATAATGTGGTAAGTGTTGATGTGCGTCGACTGCAAAAACAAGGCGGTATTTTCGAGAAATTCTATCACAAAGTGGATGAGCCAGCAGAATTAGTGAATGAACTGTTGAGCGTGATGCGGTTTTTGTTAACGCGTTTGTCTTCGCAAAAATCATTAAAAAAGATTGATGCCGATTTGTTTGTAAAAACGATAGAAGAGCTCACACGATTAAATGATACGCTGAAAGATTTTGTGAAAGACGAAGAATTTCACTTTGTGGTGCAGCTAATCCAAAAATCTCTGCAAGGTGTTTCGGTTCCATTAAGTGGCGATCCGTTAAAAGGAGTGCAGCTGATGGGTTTGTTAGAAAGTCGTAACCTTAACTTCGATAATATTGTTTTTTTAGGTTTTAACGAAGGAATTATCCCGAAAACGTCTATCGGAAATAGCTTTATCCCAGATGGTATTCGTAGGGCTTATGGATTGCCAGTCTTAGAAAATTTGGATGCCATTTCTGCTTATATGGTTTATCGTCTATTGCAAAGAGCAAAGAATATCAGTTTTGTCTATAATAGCTTGACAGATGAAAGTAATACGGGAGAAGTGAGTAGAATTTTGAAACAGTTGGAGTATGAGAGTAACTTTAAATTTAACTACAAGGCGCTAAATTTACCTGTTAGTACAGAGCCTCAACATGTAATAGAGATAGATAAGAAAGACGAAAATATTCAAAAAGCACTGCAACGATATCTAACTGGAGAAAAAGTGTTGTCGCCATCTGCATTAACCATGTATATTTCAAATCCGATAGATTTTTTCTTTCGTTACATAGCGGAAATTAAAGAACCAGAGGAGGTGACTGCTGTGATAGAAGCCAATCAAATCGGTTCCATTTTACACAAAGTGATGGAGTATTTTTATCAGCCAGAAATTAAAAAAATGGTTACTCCAGAAGTGATCAAGCTCAAAAGAAGTAGCATCAAAACTTTGGTGGCAAAGGCTTTCAATTTTGTAATGACTAACAACGAAGAAAGTACGCTTGAATATTCAGGAATGCAAAAAGTGATTTTAGCCATTGTAGAAGCTTATGTAGAAATTATTTTAAATAGAGATGAAGCTGATGCGCCTTTCACAATTATTAGTCTGGAAGAAAAAATTAGCACATCGCTAGAGTTTGAACTAAATGGTAAAAAAGAACAAGTAAAACTTTTTGGGTTTATTGATAGGGTAGACGAGAAAAATGGTGTAACACGCATTGTTGATTATAAAACTGGCGGAGATAAACTGACTTTCTCTGCTATAGAAAAACTTTTCGATACCGATGGTAAAAGTATTAACAAAGCTTTAATACAGACTTTGATTTATACTTATGCCTACGAAAAACAATCTGGAAGAACTGGTGTAGAACCTAATCTTTTTATCGTAAAAACCATGGCGGATAATAAAGTGCATTTTAATTCGAGAAAATTAGTTTTAACCGATGCTTATTTGGAAGAAGTGAAACCTCTGTTTTTAGAAGAACTGCAAGCTAAGGTAGCTGAGCTGTTTAATTTGGATATTCCATTTAGGGCTAGTCAAGTGCCAGATAATTATGTGTATTCTAAATATAAAACTTTGTTTGGGGTGTAA
- a CDS encoding pyruvate dehydrogenase complex E1 component subunit beta gives MREIQFREALREALSEEMRKDENVFMMGEEVAQYNGAYKVSQGMLDEFGDKRIIDTPIAELGFAGIGIGAAMNGLKPIVEFMTFNFSLVAIDQIINSAAKMLSMSGGQFSVPIVFRGPTGNAGQLGAQHSQNFENWYANCPGLKVVIPATPYDAKGLLKQAILDPDPVIFMESEVMYGDKGDVPAEEYYLEIGKANVVKEGTDVTIVTFGKMLTRVVNPAVEELAKDGINAEVIDLRTVRPIDYATIINSVKKTNRLVIVEEAWPLASISSEITFNVQKNAFDHLDAPILRVTCQDVPLPYAPTLIAASLPNAEKVVKAVKEVMYVTK, from the coding sequence ATGAGAGAAATCCAATTCAGAGAAGCATTACGCGAAGCATTGAGCGAAGAAATGCGCAAAGACGAGAACGTTTTCATGATGGGCGAGGAAGTTGCGCAATATAATGGTGCCTATAAAGTTAGTCAAGGTATGTTAGATGAGTTTGGCGACAAACGTATCATCGATACACCAATTGCCGAGCTTGGTTTTGCAGGTATCGGAATTGGAGCTGCAATGAACGGTCTTAAGCCAATTGTTGAGTTCATGACTTTCAACTTTTCATTGGTAGCCATCGACCAAATCATTAACTCGGCAGCAAAAATGTTGTCAATGAGCGGTGGTCAGTTCTCAGTGCCAATAGTTTTCCGTGGGCCAACCGGTAACGCAGGTCAGTTAGGTGCACAGCACTCGCAAAACTTCGAAAACTGGTACGCAAACTGTCCAGGTTTAAAAGTGGTAATTCCAGCAACACCTTACGATGCTAAAGGTTTATTAAAACAAGCCATCTTAGATCCAGATCCAGTAATTTTCATGGAATCTGAGGTGATGTATGGCGATAAAGGCGATGTTCCTGCAGAAGAATATTACTTAGAAATAGGTAAAGCCAACGTAGTTAAAGAAGGTACAGATGTAACTATTGTAACTTTTGGTAAAATGTTAACCCGTGTGGTAAATCCAGCTGTTGAGGAATTGGCAAAAGATGGTATCAATGCAGAAGTTATTGATTTACGTACCGTACGTCCAATCGACTATGCAACCATCATCAACTCTGTGAAAAAAACAAACCGTTTGGTAATTGTAGAAGAAGCTTGGCCATTAGCTTCAATTTCTTCTGAAATTACTTTCAACGTACAGAAAAATGCATTCGACCACTTAGATGCGCCTATTTTGCGTGTTACTTGTCAAGATGTGCCTTTGCCTTATGCGCCAACTCTAATTGCTGCAAGCTTACCTAATGCAGAGAAAGTGGTAAAAGCGGTAAAAGAAGTAATGTACGTTACTAAATAA
- a CDS encoding bleomycin resistance protein, with translation MLQTAVPILASLNAKETIKFYTEKLGFTFHNNWDGYLIFSKDEIEIHLWPTSDPEVPKATGCYIKVTEVDELFAAYKEQGVVHPNGSLKNMPWGMRQFSILDNSGNIIHFGEDISVGK, from the coding sequence ATGCTACAAACCGCAGTACCTATCCTCGCTTCGCTAAACGCCAAAGAAACTATTAAATTCTACACCGAAAAATTAGGTTTTACCTTCCATAACAATTGGGATGGCTATCTCATCTTCAGTAAGGATGAAATTGAAATCCATTTATGGCCAACTAGCGACCCAGAAGTCCCAAAAGCTACGGGTTGTTACATTAAGGTAACAGAGGTAGACGAACTGTTCGCGGCCTACAAAGAGCAAGGCGTTGTTCATCCCAATGGGTCATTAAAAAACATGCCCTGGGGTATGCGTCAATTTTCTATTTTAGATAATAGTGGCAACATTATCCATTTTGGAGAAGATATTTCTGTAGGGAAATAA